The Catenulispora sp. MAP5-51 region CCGGCTTGACACCGCCCAGGCCGGGATGGTTCCCTCCGGGCGACGAAGCGACGGGGAATCCGGGACAAAGGCGACCACAAGCAACGACCGCCGCCTAGCAGCGCGACCCCCACTCCCCGGAGCCAGGCCGCTCGCCGCGCAGGCGCCGCCGGAGGCGCCCTTCAGCTCTTGACTGTGGCTCTTGACCTTGACTGCCGCAGTAGAGCCGCCCACCTACCCACACCACCACCGCCCCACGAAACCAGCACCACCCCCGACCCGCGCCACCAACGGATCCCGCCAACCCCGCGCGAAGCCGTAAAAAACGCCTGTAACTATCAGCCCACAAACAAACCGCAACCAGCCACACCCACCCACCCACAGGTCAGGGGCGCCGAATTTTTCGCCTGCACCCGGTGACGGTAGTCGCCGGGTGGCATGCCGTGCGCGGCGCGGAAGGCGCGGCTGAAGTCCGCCGCGTGGCGGAAGCCCCACCGGGCCGCGATCGCCTGGACCGGCTGGCCGCGCAGGCGCGGGTCGGCGAGGTCGGCCCGGGCCCGCTCCAGACGCTGGTGGCGGATCCAGGCCGCGACGGTGCGGTCGCGGAGCTGGAAGAGGCGGTGCAGGTAGCTGACGGAGATGTGGTGGTGCGCCGCGATCTCCGGTGGGGACAGATCCGGGTCGCCGAGGTTGCGCTCGACGTAGGACTCGATGCGGGCGAGCAGGGCCTGGCGGCGGGTCTCAGGGGCCTGCCGGCCGTCGGCGGTCCGGGCGCCCGGGGCTTGGCGGCGGGCCACGAGGATCGGCCGGTCCGCCGGTGCCGGTTCGGAACCAGCCCCGGCCTCGGCCCCGGCCTCCGCGTGGGCGATGTGGGCGACGTGGTCGGCCAGCGCGGCGACAGCCAGATCCAGCGCGGCCTTGCCCAGGCGCGCGGCCTCGCGCTCCCCCACCGGACCGCTGTCGTCCGTAGCCGCGACAAGAATCAGGATCCTGTCGGCTCCGGCGCCCTCGCCGTCTATGGTCACGATCATGGAACCCGATTGTGAATCAGGGACCTCACACCGAACTCACACGCGCACCACAAGCCCTGCTCCCGACGGGAGCCCTCACGAACCGGATAAGCGCGGCAGCACCCGGTGCGGGTCGGCATCGGAGCGCTCGACCAGCAGTGCCGCCGAACCGAGTATCTCCGGATCCGGCGCCTGGGCGATCTCAGGATCCTTGTTCGCATAGGGGAAGATCGACAGCACGTGCTGCATCGCGGCGATCCGGGCCCGCTTCTTGTCGTTGCTCTTGATCACCGTCCACGGCGCGTCGGCGGTGTCGGTGTAGAAGAACATCGCCTCCTTCGCGTCCGTGTACTGCTGCCAGCGCTCCAGCGAGGCCAGGTCCATCGGGCTCAGCTTCCACTGGCGCACCGGGTCCACCTGGCGGATCAGGAACCTGGTGCGCTGCTCGGCCTGCGAGACGGAGAACCAGAACTTCACCAGGGTGATGCCGTCGCGGACCAGCATCCGCTCGAACTCCGGCGCCTGGCGCATGAACTCCAGGTACTCGGCCGGGTCGCAGAAGCCCATGACCCGCTCCACGCCGGCGCGGTTGTACCAGGAGCGGTCGAACATCACGATCTCGCCGGCGGCCGGCAGGTGGGTCACGTAGCGCTGGAAGTACCACTGCGTGCGCTCGCGCTCGGTGGGCTTCTCCAGGGCGACGACCCTGGCGCCGCGCGGGTTGAGGTGCTCGGTGAACCGCTTGATCGTGCCGCCCTTGCCCGCGGCGTCCCGGCCCTCGAACAGGATCACCAGCCGGCCGCCGGTCTCCTTGATCCAGTTCTGGAGCTTCAGCAGTTCGATCTGCAGCAGCCGTTTGTCGTGCTCGTAGCGCGTGCGATCCAGGCGCTCGCGGTACGGGTAGTCCTGGCGCCAGGTGTCCACCGGGACGCCGTCGGCGCCGACGAGGATCGGATCGTCGTCGTCCGCCTCCTCGATGTGCAGGCCGCGGGTGTCGGTGACGTCAGCCAGGGTCCAGCGCTGCGGATCAGGGGTCGGTTCTGCGCTCACACCCGCAATATCCCCGACCGAGTCCGCCTGATGATCGACCACGCGTCAAACATTGCGCAAACTCCCGAGGGATGGCAAGCCATGGCGACCCGCGGCGCGCGGCGGTTCTGTTTCCCGCGCCGCAGCATTCAGCCCCTTGATGTTAACGAATCCTTTGCCCCGGTCGGTGTTCCATTCGTCACGGTCTGTGTCTAGCATCCCCCGTGCTGCCTTCCCCACGCCCCCTCCCCACTACCCCACTCCCCCGCCATCAGGAGAGAACCCATGCGCATCTCCCGCAAGGCCCTGTCACTGTCCGCAGCGGTCGGCGCGGTCGCCGTGGCCGCCGCCGTCATCCCGTACGCCACCGCCTCGGCCGCCCCGGCCGCCGCCCCGGCCACGGCCGGCGTGGTGCCGACCCCCGCCCACGTCGTCGTGGTGATGGAGGAGAACCACTCCTACAGCGACATCATCGGGAGCTCCAGCGCCCCCTACATCAACTCCCTGGCTTCCTCCGGTGCGCTGCTGACCGGCTCGTTCGCGGTCACCCACCCCAGCGAGCCGAACTACATGGCGCTGTTCGGCGGCAGCACCTTCGGCCTGTCCTCGGACGCCTGCCCGGTCAGCGAGGGCACCAAGGCCAACCTCGGTTCGGAGCTGCTGGCGGCCGGCAAGACCTTCAAGGGCTACTCCGAGGGCCTGCCGAGCACCGGCTCGACGACGTGCTCGTCCGGCAAGTACGCGCGCAAGCACTCGCCGTGGGTCAACTACAGCAACGTGCCCGGCTCGGACTCGCTGCCGTTCACCCAGTTCCCGAGCAGCTCCAACTACGCCAGCCTGCCGACGCTGTCGTTCGTCATCCCGAACCTCAACGACGACATGCACGACGGCACCGTCAGCGCCGGCGACACCTGGCTGAAGAACAACCTGTCGGCCTACGCCACGTGGGCCAAGGCCAACAACAGCCTGCTGATCGTGACCTGGGACGAGGACGACTACACCGAGAGCAACCAGATCCCGACGATCTTCGTCGGCGCCGGTGTGAAGACCGGCCAGTACAGCGAGCAGGTCAACCACTACAACCTGCTGGCCACGCTGGAGCAGATGTACGGCCTGACCCCGGTCGGCAACAGCTCGGGTGCCGCTGTCATCAGCGACATCTGGAGCTAGGCGCACGCGTCACCGCGTAGTGCGCAGCGGACGGCCCGGACACCCCCGGGCCGTCCGCGGCATGCTGTGAGCCCGAGCCCGAGCCCGAGGCCGAGCCAAAGCCAGAGCCGGAGCTAAAGCCAGAGCCGGACCAGGAAAGGAACCCCGAAAGCCATGCGCCGTGCCTCCTGGCAGGTACGCCTCGCGGTGCTGCCGCTCGCGGTGGCCGCCGCCGCGGCGTCGGGCGTCGCGCAGTCGCACTCCGCGACCGCGGGCGGCCCGATCGCCGTCCGCACCGCCGGATGCGGCACCCCGCCCCCGGCCGCCGGCGCCGGCCGCGTCGCCTTCGCGGTCACCGACGACACGGACGCCTTCGCGACGGTCTACCTCGTGGACGCCGCCGACCGGGTCTACGCGGAGATCCCGTGGCTGACGCCGAGACACACGCTGCCCCTGGCCACAACCCTCGGCGCGGGCCGCTACGCGATCCGGTGCGTCCTGTCCGACGGCACGATCCACACCACGTCGCAGTTCTCTGTCTCGGGCACGGCCCCCGGCGCGGTCGCCGGCTACAAACCGCTGCCCGACCTGGACCTGACCGCACCGGTCAACGCCTACCGCGCCTGGCTGGGCACCGCGTTGCCGAAGCTGCTCGCGGCCGCTCAGACCCTGGACGCGGACGTCGCGCGCGGGGATCTGCAAGCCGCGAAGACGGACTGGCTGACCGCTCACCTGGACTACGAGCGCCTGGGCGCGGCGTACAACTCGTTCGGCGACTTCGACGACGCGATCGACGGGACGTCGGCGGGCCTCCCGGACGGCACGGCGGACAAGGACTGGGCCGGTCTGCACGCGATCGAGTACGGGCTCTGGCATTCCGCGTCCGCCTCTGACGTCAGACTCCTGACACAGGGTCTCGTCACGTCGGTCCAAGGCCTGATCGAGGACTTCCCGAGCGAGGAGGTCGACCCCGGCGACCTGCCGCTGCGCGCCCACGAGATCCTGGAGAACACCCTGCAGTTCCAGATCACCGCGGCAGCCGACGAGGGCAGCGGCACCAGCCTGGCCACGGCGTACGCGAACACCGAGGGCACCCAGGAGGTGCTCAGCGTCCTGGCTCCGCTGATCGACGACCGGGCCCCGGGCCTGCGTGCCCGGATCGGCGCGGAAATCGCGGCGCTGCAAAGCGATCTGCAAGCGACCCGCGACGCCTCGGGCGCCTGGACCCCGGCCTCGGCCATCACCACCGCGCAGCGCCGGCGGATCGACGCCGACCTGGACCAGCTGCTCGAAGACCTGTCCACGATCCCCAACCTGCTCGCCCCGAGGACGAACGCATGAGCGGCCTGGCACGACGGTCCTTCCTGCGCGGCGCCGCGGTCGGCGCTGCTTCGGCCGCCGCGGTCGGCGGCGCGGCGGGGATCGCGGCGGCGACCGTGGCGGACTCCGGTCCCGGGCCATCGGGACGCCGCATCGCTTTCGAGGGGCCGCATCAGGCGGGCATCCTGACCGCACCTCAGGATGCCGCGACGTTCGTGGCGTTCACCGTCACCGCCAAGGACCGCGCCGCGCTGACCGCGCTGTTCCGGACGCTCACGGATCGTGTCAGGTTCCTGACGTCCGGCGGCTTGGCGGCGGCCACGGACGTGGCGTCGCCTC contains the following coding sequences:
- a CDS encoding alkaline phosphatase family protein, with translation MRREPMRISRKALSLSAAVGAVAVAAAVIPYATASAAPAAAPATAGVVPTPAHVVVVMEENHSYSDIIGSSSAPYINSLASSGALLTGSFAVTHPSEPNYMALFGGSTFGLSSDACPVSEGTKANLGSELLAAGKTFKGYSEGLPSTGSTTCSSGKYARKHSPWVNYSNVPGSDSLPFTQFPSSSNYASLPTLSFVIPNLNDDMHDGTVSAGDTWLKNNLSAYATWAKANNSLLIVTWDEDDYTESNQIPTIFVGAGVKTGQYSEQVNHYNLLATLEQMYGLTPVGNSSGAAVISDIWS
- a CDS encoding EfeM/EfeO family lipoprotein; amino-acid sequence: MRRASWQVRLAVLPLAVAAAAASGVAQSHSATAGGPIAVRTAGCGTPPPAAGAGRVAFAVTDDTDAFATVYLVDAADRVYAEIPWLTPRHTLPLATTLGAGRYAIRCVLSDGTIHTTSQFSVSGTAPGAVAGYKPLPDLDLTAPVNAYRAWLGTALPKLLAAAQTLDADVARGDLQAAKTDWLTAHLDYERLGAAYNSFGDFDDAIDGTSAGLPDGTADKDWAGLHAIEYGLWHSASASDVRLLTQGLVTSVQGLIEDFPSEEVDPGDLPLRAHEILENTLQFQITAAADEGSGTSLATAYANTEGTQEVLSVLAPLIDDRAPGLRARIGAEIAALQSDLQATRDASGAWTPASAITTAQRRRIDADLDQLLEDLSTIPNLLAPRTNA
- a CDS encoding helix-turn-helix transcriptional regulator; protein product: MIVTIDGEGAGADRILILVAATDDSGPVGEREAARLGKAALDLAVAALADHVAHIAHAEAGAEAGAGSEPAPADRPILVARRQAPGARTADGRQAPETRRQALLARIESYVERNLGDPDLSPPEIAAHHHISVSYLHRLFQLRDRTVAAWIRHQRLERARADLADPRLRGQPVQAIAARWGFRHAADFSRAFRAAHGMPPGDYRHRVQAKNSAPLTCGWVGVAGCGLFVG
- the ppk2 gene encoding polyphosphate kinase 2, with the protein product MADVTDTRGLHIEEADDDDPILVGADGVPVDTWRQDYPYRERLDRTRYEHDKRLLQIELLKLQNWIKETGGRLVILFEGRDAAGKGGTIKRFTEHLNPRGARVVALEKPTERERTQWYFQRYVTHLPAAGEIVMFDRSWYNRAGVERVMGFCDPAEYLEFMRQAPEFERMLVRDGITLVKFWFSVSQAEQRTRFLIRQVDPVRQWKLSPMDLASLERWQQYTDAKEAMFFYTDTADAPWTVIKSNDKKRARIAAMQHVLSIFPYANKDPEIAQAPDPEILGSAALLVERSDADPHRVLPRLSGS